The genomic DNA ACCTGCCCTGTTGTCTATGTAAGTGTAAGTGTatacatgtgtctgtgtgtgtttgtgtgttgtttgtaaTAGTAATTCTTATTGTTTATATGGTGGATAACTATataatatgtttgtttgtttgtgggtgAAGGACAAGTACAACCTATGAGATAGATGTAGATGTAGATGGTGAACAATGTAAGCATGGTctatcaaatcattttttttttgccattttcttaTGAAACTATGATTATTAATGATGTTGTAACATTGAATGTACTCAGACCcttactcactctctcactctccttcaatgaaatacaataaaaggTATTTCTAAAGAAAGACAGTCAAAGTAACGTTTAAATACTGAGAAAGTTGAGTTGTCTGTCTTTACAGAGAATGTTTCAAAAGGGAAATGTCAACAGTATTATTAGTTATAACCAGAGTCTTTACCTGCCATGCCCAGTTTGTGagtcatttctctttttcagatTTATGTCACATTATAACGACGACTTTAGATAATTTTATGTGCCGGTTACACACTTACAAACTCAGAATCATCACAACAGTTCATATTTCACTGACAGCTGTTTGATAaatgtttgttatatttttacagCAAACATCGAGTACAAGTCGCAGTGTAACAGCACTCATGATGCTGTGTGCAGATGTAAAGCTGGCTACAGATGCAAAGACCAACCCTGCACAAAGTGTGAACAGATACCGACCACCACCATCGCCAACACACTCCATCCAccctccaccaccaccgccACCACCACAATCTACCCGTCTACTAAAGGTTGACGCCCTCTTCACACATTTAATCCAATTTGTCACATGCTATacaatgttttctctttgtaaaatatttccccgtcacattttaaagacaaaaaggtaAAAGGGAGGTTTTCAGGAGTGTATTTACATAACGTAACTTAAAATCTAGGAATTCAAAACAGGTTGGTCGTTAAATCTGAAAGCTAAAGGTGTTAACTTATCAGCGGATACAATCTGAactctaaaaatataaaatagataaaataagaaGGAAAGCTGCCTTTCCAAAATAATGAAAGAGCTCTGCTAGAGAAGTCTGAAGCTAAATTCTGATAACATCATAGCTAATTAGCCATAAAGAAACCATTTGTTTCATTATCAGACAAACAAACTGACTTGCTAAATCttacagacaaaaaaattgGGCACCGCAAGCTGATATATAATTTTGCTTAActtttttcaaaaaacaaaaaccagacaTTAACAACCAGAAAGTATATAAATTATAACATACTGCAGTGTTAACTTGAGCTGGGCTCTTCTAATTTGGTTTAAAGTAgtatgacatttatttttggtgttatttggGTAAAATTCCATGATATCCGGTAAAGTTGTTGTACTGTGGGCTGAAATCGAATCAGCACTCAGCAGCTCTTCTTGGCTTTGTATTTAGGATTCCGAAATTCTCGAATATCTAAACCGTGACGGACACTTTTTggccaatcacagctcatttCAGAGCAGGGCGTCGCTATTGGATGTTCGTAAAAGTGTGGATATTAGTTGCATTTTTAAAGCTGATGTCCCTTCAGGGAAGATCATTTTTCAATCTCTAATCAACATAATTTCCATTTAGTTGCTTGAAAACACAAACCAGGATAAAAGCTTGACATAAAACGTTTGTTTAGCCTTTCTGGTTTAACATCTGTTGAACCTCAACAGACATCACAGTATGATCAGGTCGGATTTGTGGTCTTTTTGCAACAAATTTTGGTTTCGGTTGTGAGAAATTGTTCAGGGTGAACCACAATTTGTAGCTTTAGGGAATACGCCTAATAGAATTTCTAGTtgatcattttgatttaaaacattaacatgtaAGTTCAAAGACTCACATGAGTTGTTATTTGAGAattgagttgttgttttttgcattgGGATTATTTGTTACTAATTGATTATAACCTCAGCCACTGCGAGTTTTTAATGTGCAGCATCCATTCAGATCAagatcagacacacaaagtgacaaaggtcattttacatcttttaatatttaagactttcTGGGACTTCAGAGTGACTCACTGTCTAATCTGAATCATggcctgtttttatatttccacTGAACTCTTAAAAGTGTTAACAACACCCACTTGgtcatttactttttgatatATCCTCAAGTCCTAAATCCTgctgagtttaaaaaatgatctaGTTCTACCTGTGCCgataaaaacaagaagtgaTTGATCGCTTTCCTCAGTGGGTGTTCAATCCCTCTTTTTCACATTCCCACAGATAGCACGTGGTTCCTGGTGACAGTCGCCCTCCTGTGTGGATTTTTTGCAATTATTGTCGTTGCCAAAATCTACTCTTTTCAGCGCTGGATCAGAAACAGGCTTGGTGAGTAAATGTATATGTTCCATTTACCTCTGTTTTATAGATTTATAAAATTAATTCAAATTAATTCAAAATTGAATTATCTTAAGCTATTATTATCCCACAGTTTAATCTAATTCCTGAATCAAACCTCTCTGTCTTGTCTTTATGCTCAGGGTACATCTTCCCTGAAAAGGTTGTGCCTGTACTTCCATGCTCAGAGGATGATGTATCAAAGCCTATCCAGGAAGTGTGTGGAAAATGTGAACAACTCCTTGATGTTTGAGTTATATACAATAACCTTGACCTGGAAGAGACAGCATTTTACAGGTGGAAATTTAAAGACACAGATCAGATGGCAAGCATTTATCCTTGCTTTGGACTTTTTCAACAGACAGAGGCAAACATCTCTCAATCCATGCTGGTCAATGGAGCCACAGAGAACGGTTGTTACAGGACTGATGGGGTCTCCTGGCAGAGGAAGGACTGTGTGAAATCTGTGGCATTGAGAtgataaaagtgttttaaagaggacatgttacttttttcaccttttaaaacaggtctcctgtggtctaaattaaacatctgtgctgtgctttgatcaaaatacAACACGAAtcagcaccagaggaggtttgtgaccgtgtataaaccagctctctcagaacgctccgatttggtgtgtgtgtctctttaaatgcaatgaacctcccctgagttttcccggtagacatcactccttcgctagcgagaataaaaatggctggAATCCAttggtggagatatcaggggaggggaggggatttttttttttttttaccagaatcccacagtgatgtcacaagttgagcaaatttgaaatggagcatttttctctgtgttgtaggacttatgcagaccacaaacaaaggactggatgggtttaatTCACATTtagtgggtcagtagacactcaggttacccaaatatatgttcataatatgtcccctttaaagcacATAGATCCAGTTAAGATAGTAAGACTGTGGTTGTGCATGAGTTGAATGTGCAGCATGTTGCTAAATGGGGGTATGTACTATGTTAACAACAATTAATTTCACATCTTAAGATTTAAGTGTTTATGTAAATAGACTTTGTACAAATCACAAGTAAATGTTTTCATCTCACATATCCAGGTTTTCATTCTCAATAAAATTTATTCGTtatcaaaatgttatttcatgcaaaaatgtcttcttcatTACCTTAGAGAGCAGAGCTTATAAAGCAGAATTTACAAGTCAATTTTGAATTAGAGGTAACAAAGGAAATCACCATCCAGCAGTTCTTCCCAGAGTTTGAGTTCTTACTTGCTGCACGTTTTTCCAGAAACTGCAGATTGAAATGTCTCTGTGAACCTCAATGAACCAAAAACTGCTCCGTCGTTTTACagtttcttcctttaaaagtcTTGGATGTCGGCAGTCATAGCCACCAAAACAAAAGATTAATTTGATTCATCATAGAACTTCTTCTTCTGACATGTGGCAGTCCTTCCCCTCTTCCTGAGAGGGGATGACCATGCTGTCCATCTCtacactcctctcctcctcagagaGATGAACTCTGGTTGAGGATGTGGGTTGAAAGACAGGACAGTCTCTCTCGTCTTCTTCCTTGCGGCAACCCCTCTTCACTGTCTTCACACCTTCAATTGTTGGACCAACTTGGCCTGTGAATTGATTGAGCAAGCTGAAGATGACTGTCCCTGGATTGTGGACATGGACTGGCCCTACagagataataaaaaacaaaaacagcaacaagtATGCTTAAAGCAAAGTTTCTTATTGACCTTTTTGTCATAGCAGGACAACTACGTTAATCCTGTACtcataacagaaacacagctgTTTTTGTAACAGTTTTTATCTGTATGACCCCAAAGAGTGAGACGAGTATTTCACATGAAAGTCTTATATCACTCATCAGTACCCTGATTGGCTGCTGAGAGGGACAATGGTTGCTGCTTTGCACTGAATGAGTCTCTGGGTAGCTGATGAGTCGGCTCCCTCAGCTTGTGAGAACCTTCTCTACCGccctaaaaaagaaaactgtcatCAGTTTAagggaaacagaaaataaatgatccGGTATATGAAGGTTCATGACAGTGTTAAGGTCAGAAGTTGCTCTGCTTACCTCATTGCATAGCTTTGACATAGCTGGGAAAACAGCAGGTAAGGAAATTAGTAATCAAAAGTAATTTTTGGACACTTGTCCACATGCTGAATCAACCTATGTATGATTTAGAAAGCCACTAACCATCTTTATCATTTCTGCAAAGCTAATGACACATCTCAGATTAAAGTAATTTCCAAAAAAGCTTTCAGTAAACTGTTCAGTGTTTCCTCAGAGTGTTACCATTAACTTTTACACCAGAAAATTACCATGTCCCTAATTTACACACCACCTCACCTTGCTTCAAACAAGATTCATCTCCATGGCAACGAACAACGGACAGGATGACAAGGGCCAAAAATCCGATGACAACAATTGGACACAAGATTGCCGCCAGATGGCTGTTCGTCttgtctttgaaaaaaaaaacaagaaaaccttGAGGCTGCACTTGAGCGCAGGGGGattttgagctaaatgctaacatacTCATAATTACATAAACGCTAACATGGGatcgtgcctatgttcccacagccctatgttcccacatttctaagacttttttcaaaattaggccctatgttcccacatttccttcttaataaatttgtatcagttaGGGTAAGGGTAACTTACCCTAACCCTTCCCCTATCCTAACCCtaccctgtgggaacatagagcctaattttgagaaaatgtaCCTACAATGTTGACCTGGTGATTGAGCTACAAGCCTAGAGTTAAGGGAAGACTGAAGTTATAGTCTTAATTAAAGAAACAagaatacatgtaaaaaatgaaCTTCATTTAAGTTCATCCAGGAGTTTTCGAGATATTTCATATAGAACCTCATACATTAGCTTCCTGGTGTGACAAGATGAAAGGGAATCATCAAAGTCAATACAACTTTTCTACCCTGCTGATttaattcttttaaaatataatttaccGACAGATACTAAGAATTTTCACAGTATATAGTACATAAAAGAGTTTAACCTGCTGGTAACACAATAGAAAAAGGTATGGAATAATTTATGTAAATGAGGATTATACTATGCACCAGCTTCAAATACAATCCAAGCAACTGTCTTTATCCTTCCATACATGAACTATACCACAGACaggctgtcattgggtgagaggcggggtacatcctggactgttcaccagtcaatcacagggctgactgGAAAATCAAAAATCGAATAAATGTATGGATACGATCCCTGTACtattttcacattcattttgaaacacacacttacCTGTTTTGAGATGTGTGTCATTTCCTGCCTGTGGGATGGACAGAGGGCCACACCTGACAGACAACCAGTcatactcacattcacacctacgggcaatttagagtaaccaattaacctaatgagcatgtctttggactgtgggggGAAGCTGGATTACCctgagagaacccacacatgcacagggagaacatgcaggcTCAGGGAAGTTCCTGTCCGAcgtggatttgaacctggaacctccttgctgtgaggcaacggaactaaccactgcaccaccgtgcagccctactgcctttattttatttattttttaggattcatcctctggggaCAAAGTGCATTTGTCCAGACTTTAATGGCCACCCATGTAGAACTTGTGTGACTGGTATTGTCATCTCTATTGCCATGCCCTCAGTGTGtctcaaaaaaatcaaaaatcaaataaatgtatgGATACGATCCCTGTACtattttcacattcattttgaaacacacacttacCTGTTTTGAGATGTGTGTCATTTCCTGCCTGTGGGACGGACAGAGGGCCACACCTGAGATGTGAGATAAAAAGTTTAGTATCTCAGGTATCTCAAATATGTGACCCATTAAACAAGGACACACTGCAATGTCTGTAGATTCTTTACGAGATACTAAACCATTCTTAATTgtggacattttaatattttggttTCAATGTAAGTCCACTGTTTAAAGACTCCATTCTGTGAGGTCTTTATTGGGTACTGCATCTACTATTATCCATGACTCACTTGGGAAACTTGCAGGATTTGGCAGAAGTGCTGCTATGTCCTGAGGAAGCTGAGGAAGGTGTGTGATTATCTTGGCCTGAGATAATGGCTGCAGCTTCTGGAAAACGAGAACATCAAGGACAAATTCACAGAAGAGTAAGTGAAAGTAACTTCTAAGGAATGAAGCAGAAACAATAAGAGGTGCTGTTATGTCAAAAGCGCATATATTTGAAAGGTCATCGCTCATCCTGCTTTGGTTTTTTAGACACTGGGACTTGATTATTTCcattttgtgacattttgttcTTGTGCTACTTACTTTCAAAGTAAGGTTTAGTTTTCACATCAGCAGAATAAAAGATGTAATTTATAACCGGGTTAGATTTTAAGatccttcttctttctctggAAATTAGATTGAGAAACAATGTTGTTTACGTGAAGCCGCTGACCTGCACTGCTAAGCGTCCGGTCAAGAACCTTTGTTGCATAtcattctctctcccctcatttcctgtcctctctctgctgttgtcttgtgacaaaagcaaacaaattcCTGCAGATAATATACTTTAAAAAATCCCTAAAGCCCCTGTATGAGGAGTTATAAACTGGTTATAAACTGACTAACATTAATAGGGATTCTTGACCTGACTAACTAATTTTCAATGTCTGTAACTGCTGCCCCAGGGTATGTGTCAGACTCGATGATTAACagccctttttttccccacagcaCATATTGACAATGAGTCATATATTTGACTGAGGACGAGACTTTTCTCTCAGGAAACATCACTGACACATGCACAGGCAGGATTAGCAAAGAGATAGGACAAGATCTGCTTggtccacagggggcaccaaaacTTCTTCACAGGACCGTCAGACTACCAACTTTCAGGAAATCAAAACTTCAATGCACTTTGTAGCTCTTAGAAAGGGTAATGGGTTTTCTCAACTAGCATGCAAACCAACAAGACAacatattattcatttatttttttcaaaaaaacattttatctcTTCAAGTAATCAAGTTTATCTATATATGTTTAGTGTTTCAATATTTCTGCTAATACTTCATGTAGGACTTAATGCTTGACCACAAGAAGTAATGCTGTATTTGTCATTGTACTCTTATTATCTAAGTTATCtatctgtatgtgttttttatctGGTCAACCCTTTTAAAACTGTATTCCAGGTGTTTCTGGTGTCATTATTTGTCATTCAGCCACAGTCAGTGAAAAACCTCTGTGGTATATTCTGTTTGTAAtgacgccccctgctggttgaAGTTAAGGCCTTTCCAATGTGGAAATGTCACTTAAAGATAAACTCTTGCACACTGtttaacttgcaaacaaacatttattagcAACTTTTTGCCTGATGAGGGTCTAGTACCGAAACGtttgacagtgtgcaggagtttctcTTTAAGTTTTGATGGATACGTTGCTCTCCTACGCACCTGTCTTTTGAAGTGGATGTGGGAAggttttttgtcatttcaatgTGAAAATGTACCAGTTTATTCACCAGTTGAGGATGCTTCCTTGATCTTGACACAATATCTGCAATTTTTTGAAAAGGGGACGGAGTCAGAGCATCTGTAACCGGCCTCACAGATGCACTCTACATCAGACTTGCTGGTGCAAGGGTGAACCACCTTCAGATTGTAATCTAAGACAGTGGATGAAAAGGTTATAAATttac from Labrus mixtus chromosome 11, fLabMix1.1, whole genome shotgun sequence includes the following:
- the cd27 gene encoding tumor necrosis factor receptor superfamily member 11B; the encoded protein is MPSFHSVAFTFMCSLSFLSAVLSIQCNSSQYAWPRTTHLFCCNRCPPGKSMEQRSSNLCEIKCKPCLKNQYSDTWNLDLSCPFCTVCKEANIEYKSQCNSTHDAVCRCKAGYRCKDQPCTKCEQIPTTTIANTLHPPSTTTATTTIYPSTKDSTWFLVTVALLCGFFAIIVVAKIYSFQRWIRNRLGE
- the si:dkey-260g12.1 gene encoding tumor necrosis factor receptor superfamily member 5 isoform X3; the protein is MQCFVIVLMFFAQLLPISLQEEDRWYDEGGGTMCKLCPAGEFRMSCTECKPCPAGSYTTKINREGSCHRCYGDCRPDYNLKVVHPCTSKSDVECICEAGYRCSDSVPFSKNCRYCVKIKEASSTEAAAIISGQDNHTPSSASSGHSSTSAKSCKFPKCGPLSIPQAGNDTHLKTDKTNSHLAAILCPIVVIGFLALVILSVVRCHGDESCLKQAMSKLCNEGGREGSHKLREPTHQLPRDSFSAKQQPLSLSAANQGPVHVHNPGTVIFSLLNQFTGQVGPTIEGVKTVKRGCRKEEDERDCPVFQPTSSTRVHLSEEERSVEMDSMVIPSQEEGKDCHMSEEEVL
- the si:dkey-260g12.1 gene encoding uncharacterized protein si:dkey-260g12.1 isoform X1, with product MQCFVIVLMFFAQLLPISLQVRNSHPLHLICFKSGDILDSKTFFSFAFKGLGSGKTEVECFTMSELVYQDIFEMSGSALIALMCEQEEDRWYDEGGGTMCKLCPAGEFRMSCTECKPCPAGSYTTKINREGSCHRCYGDCRPDYNLKVVHPCTSKSDVECICEAGYRCSDSVPFSKNCRYCVKIKEASSTEAAAIISGQDNHTPSSASSGHSSTSAKSCKFPKCGPLSIPQAGNDTHLKTDKTNSHLAAILCPIVVIGFLALVILSVVRCHGDESCLKQAMSKLCNEGGREGSHKLREPTHQLPRDSFSAKQQPLSLSAANQGPVHVHNPGTVIFSLLNQFTGQVGPTIEGVKTVKRGCRKEEDERDCPVFQPTSSTRVHLSEEERSVEMDSMVIPSQEEGKDCHMSEEEVL
- the si:dkey-260g12.1 gene encoding uncharacterized protein si:dkey-260g12.1 isoform X2 translates to MQCFVIVLMFFAQLLPISLQVRNSHPLHLICFKSGDILDSKTFFSFAFKGLGSGKTEVECFTMSELVYQDIFEMSGSALIALMCEQEEDRWYDEGGGTMCKLCPAGEFRMSCTECKPCPAGSYTTKINREGSCHRCYGDCRPDYNLKVVHPCTSKSDVECICEAGYRCSDSVPFSKNCRYCVKIKEASSTEAAAIISGQDNHTPSSASSGHSSTSAKSCKFPKCGPLSVPQAGNDTHLKTDKTNSHLAAILCPIVVIGFLALVILSVVRCHGDESCLKQAMSKLCNEGGREGSHKLREPTHQLPRDSFSAKQQPLSLSAANQGPVHVHNPGTVIFSLLNQFTGQVGPTIEGVKTVKRGCRKEEDERDCPVFQPTSSTRVHLSEEERSVEMDSMVIPSQEEGKDCHMSEEEVL